The genomic window CTTCTCGCTCAACGCGCCGCTCATCGACGGGCACGGCAACTTTGGAAGTCCGGACGATGGACCGGCTGCGGCGCGCTACACCGAGGCGCGGATGTCCCGCGAGGCGATGCTGCTCGTCGGCGAGCTGGGCGAGGACACGGTCGACGTCGAGCCGAACTACGACGGCTCGCTGACCCAGCCGACGGTGCTGCCGGCCGCCTTCCCCAACCTGCTGGTCAACGGCGCGTCCGGGATCGCGGTCGGGATGGCGACCAACATGATCCCGCACAACCTCGGCGAGGTGGTCTCCGCCGCCCGCTGGCTGATCAACCACCCGGACGCCGACCTGGACAAGCTCATGGAGTTCGTCCCCGGCCCCGACCTGCCCACCGGCGGGCTGCTGCTCGGCCTCGACGAGGTGCGCCGGGCGTACGAGACCGGGCGCGGCGTGGTCCGGATGCGCGGCCGGGTGGAGATCGGCCCGCTCGAGGGCAGCCGCGGCCGACAGGCCATCACGGTCACCGAGCTGCCGTACGGCATCGGCGCGGAGAAGGTCATCGCGGCGATCACCAACGAGGTCAACAAGACCAAGCGGCTCACCGGCATTGCCGACGTCAAGGACCTGACCGACCGGGAGAACGGCACCCGGCTGGTCATCGAGTGCAAGGTGGGTGTCAACCCGCAGGCGCTGCTGGCCGACCTCTACCGGCTCACCCCGCTGGAGCAGTCCTTCGGCGTGAACAACCTGGTCCTGGTCGACGGACAGCCGCAGACCCTCGGGCTCAAGGCGCTGCTGGAGGTCTTCCTCGCCCACCGGTACGACGTGGTGACCCGGCGCACCTCCTACCGCCGCCGCAGGCGCGAGGAGCGGCTGCACCTGGTTGACGGCCTGCTCATCGCCCTGCTCGACATCGACAAGGTGGTGAAGCTGATCCGGGGCAGCGACGACGCCCAGGCCGCCAAGGACGGCCTGATGCGCCAGTTCAAGCTCTCCGACATCCAGGCCACCTACATCCTGGACACTCCGCTGCGCCGGCTGACCAAGTACGACCGGATCGAGCTGGAGGCCGAGCAGGAGAAGCTGCGCGGCGAGATCGCCGAGCTCTCCACCATCCTCGACGACGAGAAGGTCCTCCGGAAGCTGGTCTCCGACGAGCTGGCCGCCGTGGTCAAGCAGTTCGGCGCCCCGCGCCGGACCACCCTGGTCGACGGCGACCTCAAGGAGGTGCTGGCCGCCTCCGCGCCGGCCGGGCCGCTGGAGGTCGCCGACGACCCGTGCCAGGTGATCCTCTCCGCGACCGGGCTGGTCGCCCGGACCGCGGCCGAGTCGGAGGAGGCCGCCGAGGGGCGGCGACGCAGCGGCCGGGTCAAGCACGACGCGGTACGCGCGGTCGTCCACTCCACGGCGCGCGGCCGGGTGCTCGTGGTGACCAGCGCCGGCCGGGCGTTCAAGATCGACGTGCTGCCGCTGCCGGTGCTGCCCGAGCAGTCCGGCACGGTGTCGCTGCGCGGCGGCATGTCCGCGGCCGAGCTGGTGCCGCTGGAGCCGGGCGAGACGGTGGTCGGCCTCGCGCCGCTCGGGCCGTCCGCCGAGGGCTCGCCGGGCCTGGCCCTGGGCACCCGGCAGGGCGTGGTCAAGGTCTGCGCCCCGGAGTGGCCGGTCCGCTCCGACGAGTTCGAGGTCATCTCCCTGCGCGAGGGGGACGAGGTGGTCGGGGCGACCTGGCTCACCGACGGCGCGGAGACCCTCGCCTTCGTCTCCTCCGAGGCGTCCCTGCTGCGCTTCGCCGCCTCCGTGGTCCGGCCGCAGGGCGTCAAGGGCGGCGGCATGGCCGGCATCAACCTGCCGGACGGGGCCCGGGTGGTCTTCTTCG from Micromonospora kangleipakensis includes these protein-coding regions:
- a CDS encoding DNA gyrase/topoisomerase IV subunit A, coding for MARRKEDRTKADLSAFDQAGARVFDNPLVTEVSDSYLEYAFSVIHSRALPDARDGLKPVHRRILWSMYEQGYRPDRGHVKSARVVGDVMGKYHPHGDTAIYDAMVRLAQDFSLNAPLIDGHGNFGSPDDGPAAARYTEARMSREAMLLVGELGEDTVDVEPNYDGSLTQPTVLPAAFPNLLVNGASGIAVGMATNMIPHNLGEVVSAARWLINHPDADLDKLMEFVPGPDLPTGGLLLGLDEVRRAYETGRGVVRMRGRVEIGPLEGSRGRQAITVTELPYGIGAEKVIAAITNEVNKTKRLTGIADVKDLTDRENGTRLVIECKVGVNPQALLADLYRLTPLEQSFGVNNLVLVDGQPQTLGLKALLEVFLAHRYDVVTRRTSYRRRRREERLHLVDGLLIALLDIDKVVKLIRGSDDAQAAKDGLMRQFKLSDIQATYILDTPLRRLTKYDRIELEAEQEKLRGEIAELSTILDDEKVLRKLVSDELAAVVKQFGAPRRTTLVDGDLKEVLAASAPAGPLEVADDPCQVILSATGLVARTAAESEEAAEGRRRSGRVKHDAVRAVVHSTARGRVLVVTSAGRAFKIDVLPLPVLPEQSGTVSLRGGMSAAELVPLEPGETVVGLAPLGPSAEGSPGLALGTRQGVVKVCAPEWPVRSDEFEVISLREGDEVVGATWLTDGAETLAFVSSEASLLRFAASVVRPQGVKGGGMAGINLPDGARVVFFGAVRTDDPGHGEPMVVTSTGATVKVTPFVAYPAKGRATGGVRAQRFLKGELELAVAWIGSRPVGATATGDPVELPPADPRRDGSGFAVMLGPTVVGHRVDRD